The following coding sequences lie in one Bordetella genomosp. 9 genomic window:
- a CDS encoding helix-turn-helix domain-containing transcriptional regulator codes for MEVKFSRYNTADYLKTEDDIAAYIDAVMEDGDPALIAAALGDAARARNLRGPDKTLPGGGKQP; via the coding sequence ATGGAAGTCAAATTCAGCCGCTACAACACCGCCGACTACCTCAAGACCGAGGATGACATTGCGGCCTACATCGACGCCGTGATGGAGGATGGCGACCCCGCGCTGATCGCGGCGGCACTTGGAGACGCGGCCCGCGCTCGCAATCTGAGAGGGCCGGACAAGACTCTGCCGGGCGGAGGCAAACAGCCATGA
- the trbJ gene encoding P-type conjugative transfer protein TrbJ, translating into MITLLKKVTPAALTVAIAASMMGGAATLYAPPAHAIYCSNCSTVWNQMMEYAKAVETSINTARQLQTQIQQYNDMIKQGLSLPNSMFQSFTNDLRRLQSIYNDSRALAHSMSNLDTQFRDQFKGYDNYLKSISQGTNNMPDRYQNWAQSSFDNARTAMESVGLNTSMFDSEDAVLASLVSRSQTAQGRMQAIQAGNEIAAQQVQQLQKLREMIATNVTLQSNYIAQQTERQAVSDAAAQQFYSRKSQRGPSEGF; encoded by the coding sequence ATGATTACTCTTCTCAAGAAAGTCACCCCCGCCGCGCTCACCGTTGCTATCGCTGCCAGCATGATGGGGGGAGCGGCAACGCTCTATGCACCGCCCGCCCATGCAATCTACTGCTCGAACTGCTCGACCGTCTGGAATCAGATGATGGAGTACGCCAAGGCGGTCGAAACCTCGATCAACACGGCGCGCCAGTTGCAGACGCAAATCCAGCAGTACAACGACATGATTAAGCAAGGCCTGTCCTTGCCTAACAGCATGTTCCAGAGCTTCACGAATGACCTGCGCCGGTTGCAGTCAATCTACAACGACAGCCGGGCGCTCGCGCATTCCATGTCGAACCTCGATACGCAGTTCCGCGACCAATTCAAGGGCTACGACAACTACCTCAAGAGCATCAGCCAGGGCACCAACAACATGCCCGACCGCTACCAGAACTGGGCGCAATCGAGCTTCGACAATGCGCGCACGGCGATGGAATCGGTCGGCCTGAATACCAGCATGTTCGATTCCGAGGATGCGGTGCTCGCCTCGTTGGTGTCCCGCTCGCAGACCGCGCAAGGCCGGATGCAGGCGATTCAGGCCGGGAACGAAATCGCGGCCCAGCAGGTGCAGCAGCTCCAAAAGCTGCGCGAAATGATCGCCACCAACGTCACGCTGCAAAGCAACTACATCGCGCAGCAGACCGAGCGGCAGGCGGTAAGCGATGCTGCCGCTCAACAGTTCTATAGCCGCAAGAGCCAGCGCGGCCCGAGCGAGGGTTTCTAA
- a CDS encoding plasmid partition protein ParG, with the protein MKKQGRVTAPKGKAVTHETGGNVQMKRVNFQIPADQHTKLKVYAAQHGKTITELLTEHVEQLVDE; encoded by the coding sequence ATGAAGAAGCAAGGCCGCGTAACTGCGCCAAAGGGCAAGGCCGTCACGCATGAGACCGGTGGGAATGTTCAGATGAAACGGGTGAACTTCCAGATACCGGCCGACCAGCACACGAAGCTGAAGGTGTATGCCGCCCAGCATGGCAAAACCATCACCGAGCTTTTGACGGAGCATGTCGAGCAATTGGTCGATGAGTAA
- a CDS encoding plasmid mobilization protein produces the protein MTDDEKKATARGTRPRRERIEVWVTPDEKAELADRAAQGGLSLSAYLRASGLNHPIRSVADLDAVADLVRVNGDLGRVAGLLKLWLAEKRGEGANPVDVETLMREFRAQQAKLSAIMGQLVRGK, from the coding sequence ATGACAGACGATGAGAAAAAAGCGACCGCCAGAGGCACGCGACCGCGCCGTGAGCGGATCGAGGTATGGGTGACGCCGGACGAAAAAGCCGAGCTGGCCGACCGGGCCGCACAGGGCGGACTATCGCTGTCGGCCTACCTTCGGGCGTCCGGACTGAATCACCCGATTCGATCCGTGGCGGACCTCGATGCCGTGGCCGACCTTGTGCGGGTCAACGGCGACCTCGGCCGCGTCGCCGGGCTGCTGAAGCTCTGGCTTGCGGAGAAACGAGGAGAGGGTGCCAATCCGGTCGATGTAGAGACCTTGATGAGAGAATTTCGGGCTCAGCAAGCTAAGCTGAGCGCCATCATGGGGCAACTGGTTCGGGGCAAGTGA